Proteins from a single region of Pseudomonas quebecensis:
- a CDS encoding DNA polymerase III subunit delta', with protein sequence MAEAYPWQDGLWQQLAGRAQHAHAYLLHGPAGIGKRHLAERLMASLLCQRPVNLQACGECKSCMLLKAGSHPDNYLLEPEEADKAIKVDQVRDLVSFVVQTAQMGGRKVVLIEPVEAMNINAANALLKSLEEPSGDTVLLLVSHQSSRLLPTIRSRCVQQACPLPSEAMSLQWLGQALPDCSAEERGELLTLAAGSPLAAVKLQAQGVREQRALVVEGVKKLLKQELSATQLAETAWKDIPLLLLFDWFCDWSSLILRYQLTQDENGLGLPDMRKVVQYLAQKSPQDKVLNIQDWILAQRQKVLGKANLNRVLLLEALLVQWVGLLGRR encoded by the coding sequence GTGGCTGAAGCCTATCCGTGGCAGGACGGCCTCTGGCAGCAATTGGCCGGTCGTGCCCAGCACGCCCATGCGTACTTGTTGCATGGCCCGGCGGGGATCGGTAAGCGCCATCTGGCCGAGCGCCTCATGGCCAGCCTGCTGTGCCAGCGGCCGGTTAATCTGCAGGCCTGCGGTGAATGCAAATCCTGCATGCTGCTCAAGGCAGGCAGCCACCCGGACAATTACCTGCTCGAACCCGAAGAGGCCGACAAGGCGATCAAGGTCGACCAGGTGCGTGATCTGGTCAGTTTTGTGGTGCAGACCGCGCAGATGGGCGGGCGCAAAGTGGTATTGATCGAGCCGGTGGAGGCGATGAACATCAACGCCGCCAACGCCTTGCTTAAAAGTCTTGAAGAACCTTCCGGCGATACCGTGTTGTTGCTGGTCAGCCATCAGTCCAGCCGTTTGCTACCGACCATTCGCAGCCGTTGCGTGCAGCAGGCGTGCCCCCTGCCGAGCGAGGCCATGAGCCTGCAGTGGCTGGGACAGGCTCTGCCGGATTGCTCTGCTGAGGAACGTGGGGAGTTATTGACCCTGGCCGCAGGCTCGCCATTGGCTGCCGTCAAGCTGCAGGCCCAGGGCGTGCGCGAACAGCGAGCCCTGGTAGTGGAGGGCGTGAAGAAGTTGCTCAAACAGGAATTGTCCGCTACGCAGTTGGCCGAAACGGCCTGGAAGGACATCCCCTTACTGCTACTGTTCGACTGGTTCTGCGACTGGTCGAGCCTGATCCTGCGTTATCAGTTAACCCAGGACGAAAACGGTCTTGGCTTGCCGGACATGCGCAAAGTGGTGCAGTACCTTGCGCAGAAAAGCCCTCAGGACAAGGTGCTGAACATCCAGGACTGGATCCTTGCCCAACGCCAGAAAGTCCTTGGCAAGGCCAACCTCAACCGTGTGCTACTGCTTGAAGCGCTGCTGGTGCAATGGGTTGGCCTGCTCGGGCGCCGTTAA